A region of Ramlibacter agri DNA encodes the following proteins:
- a CDS encoding efflux RND transporter periplasmic adaptor subunit yields the protein MIRAAVAFGIVALPLAAWSKPFECLIQPAEVIELRSPVIGLIEKITVQRGDSVRKGDVLVELESSVERSAMAMSEYRMRMAGRLKAAAQRSENASNKLDRAQQLVKQSFVAAQARDDALAEARVAEADLEDARENQELAKLDYRHAADLVSQRILRSPFDGVVMDRLLNPGELTQYGTDSKAILKLARIDPMRVEVVLPLMYYGKLRPGMTGRVVPETLGGEYQAEVKVIDRVFDAASATFRVRLDLPNRQGNVPGGLRCQVEFPQLKALDK from the coding sequence ATGATTCGTGCAGCAGTTGCGTTCGGGATTGTGGCCTTGCCGCTCGCGGCCTGGTCCAAGCCCTTCGAGTGCCTGATCCAGCCGGCCGAAGTGATCGAGCTGCGCAGTCCCGTCATCGGCCTGATCGAGAAGATCACCGTGCAGCGCGGCGACAGCGTGAGGAAGGGCGACGTGCTGGTCGAACTCGAATCCAGCGTCGAGCGCTCGGCGATGGCGATGTCGGAATACCGCATGAGGATGGCGGGCCGGCTGAAGGCCGCCGCGCAGCGGTCCGAGAACGCTTCCAACAAGCTCGATCGCGCCCAGCAGCTGGTCAAGCAAAGCTTCGTCGCTGCACAGGCGCGCGACGACGCGCTGGCCGAAGCGCGTGTGGCCGAGGCCGACCTCGAGGATGCGCGCGAGAACCAGGAACTGGCCAAGCTGGATTACCGGCACGCGGCGGATCTCGTCAGCCAGCGCATCCTGCGCAGCCCCTTCGACGGCGTCGTGATGGACCGGCTGCTCAATCCCGGCGAGCTGACCCAGTACGGCACCGACAGCAAGGCCATCCTGAAGCTGGCGCGCATCGACCCGATGCGGGTGGAAGTGGTGCTGCCCTTGATGTACTACGGCAAGCTGCGTCCCGGCATGACGGGGCGCGTGGTGCCGGAGACGCTGGGCGGCGAGTACCAGGCGGAGGTGAAAGTGATCGACCGCGTCTTCGATGCGGCCAGTGCGACCTTCCGCGTGCGCCTGGACCTGCCGAACCGCCAGGGCAACGTGCCGGGCGGGCTGCGCTGCCAGGTGGAGTTTCCGCAACTGAAGGCCCTGGACAAGTAA
- a CDS encoding preprotein translocase subunit SecA, which produces MASSTVLLAEHDELATGRPYIERAETQPGLHDQAAGFLLSAARPLRDRLVDPARRLQRIVELTDRHGREMRESSDEELAVVARRMRVRLRRDGFEPALVGECFALVREAAQRVLGKRHYASQLMGGWALLQGRLVEMETGEGKTFAATLPACTVALAGYPVHVVTVNDYLASRDAEEMGPLFRFLDLGVGVVIQGMAQPDRRAAYAQSVTYCSNKELAFDYLRDRSALARRSSELHLALDRLRGGPARDGGLVLRGLYFCIVDEADSVFIDEARTPLILSSSGGAGGEQEKYDTALRIAAALAADDDFSVDLAERSITLTADGKDLLAEQAEGLGGVWASVRAREELVAQALTALMLFHRDQHYVVSEGKVQIVDESTGRVMPDRSWEHGLHQLIEAKEGCELTAQRKTLARLTYQRLFRRYIRLAGMTGTASEAVREIDSVYGLAVVRVPLHKPSRRADLGVRVHDTLAAKWDAVADSVEQRALVAQRPVLIGTRSVRASEELSAVLTARGIAHALLNAKQDKEEAEVIARAGEPGRVTVATNMAGRGTDIRLAEGVAEKGGLHVILTEYHESRRIDRQLFGRCGRQGDPGTCEAIVSLEDEIFSVYAPGPAGLLRRLRDGGSSLPGAAYGGLRKLAQRAAERRSATIRLQNLKTDRQLEQLLAFSGRGE; this is translated from the coding sequence TTGGCGTCTAGTACCGTCCTGCTGGCCGAACACGACGAGCTCGCCACCGGGCGGCCTTACATCGAGCGCGCCGAGACACAACCCGGGCTGCACGACCAGGCCGCGGGCTTCCTGCTGTCCGCGGCGCGGCCGCTGCGCGACCGGCTGGTCGACCCGGCGCGGCGCCTGCAGCGCATCGTCGAACTGACGGACCGGCACGGACGCGAGATGCGCGAGTCCAGCGACGAGGAACTCGCGGTGGTCGCGCGCCGGATGCGCGTGCGCCTGCGGCGCGACGGCTTCGAGCCGGCACTCGTGGGCGAATGTTTCGCCCTTGTGCGCGAAGCGGCGCAACGCGTGCTGGGAAAGCGGCACTACGCTTCGCAGTTGATGGGCGGCTGGGCGCTGCTGCAAGGTCGCCTGGTCGAAATGGAAACGGGCGAAGGCAAAACCTTCGCCGCCACCCTGCCCGCCTGCACCGTGGCGCTTGCGGGCTACCCGGTGCACGTCGTCACCGTCAACGACTACCTGGCCAGCCGCGACGCCGAAGAAATGGGGCCGCTGTTCCGCTTCCTGGACCTGGGCGTGGGCGTGGTGATCCAGGGCATGGCGCAGCCGGACCGCCGCGCCGCCTACGCGCAGTCCGTCACCTACTGCAGCAACAAGGAACTCGCCTTCGACTACCTGCGCGACCGCTCGGCGCTGGCGCGCCGCAGCAGCGAGTTGCACCTGGCGCTGGACCGGCTGCGCGGCGGACCCGCGCGCGACGGCGGCCTGGTGCTGCGCGGCCTGTACTTCTGCATCGTCGACGAGGCCGACAGCGTGTTCATCGACGAGGCGCGCACGCCGCTGATCCTGTCCTCGTCCGGCGGCGCGGGCGGCGAACAGGAGAAGTACGACACGGCGCTGCGCATCGCCGCGGCGCTGGCGGCGGACGATGACTTCAGCGTGGACCTGGCCGAGCGCAGCATCACGCTCACCGCCGACGGCAAGGACTTGCTGGCGGAACAGGCCGAGGGCCTGGGTGGCGTCTGGGCCTCGGTGCGGGCCCGCGAAGAACTGGTGGCACAGGCGCTGACGGCGCTGATGCTGTTCCACCGCGACCAGCATTACGTGGTGAGCGAAGGCAAGGTGCAGATCGTCGACGAGTCGACCGGCCGCGTGATGCCGGACCGCTCCTGGGAGCACGGCCTGCACCAGCTGATCGAAGCCAAGGAAGGCTGCGAGCTGACCGCGCAGCGCAAGACCTTGGCCAGGCTCACGTACCAGCGGCTGTTCCGCCGCTACATCCGCCTGGCCGGCATGACCGGCACCGCCAGCGAGGCGGTGCGGGAAATCGATTCGGTGTACGGGCTGGCGGTTGTGCGCGTGCCGCTGCACAAGCCCTCGCGCCGCGCCGACCTGGGCGTGCGCGTGCACGACACGCTGGCGGCGAAATGGGATGCGGTCGCCGACAGCGTGGAGCAGCGCGCGCTGGTCGCGCAGCGGCCGGTGCTGATCGGAACCCGCTCGGTGCGGGCCTCGGAGGAACTGAGCGCCGTGCTCACCGCCCGCGGCATCGCCCACGCCCTGCTCAATGCCAAGCAGGACAAGGAGGAGGCCGAGGTGATCGCGCGCGCCGGCGAGCCGGGGCGAGTGACGGTGGCCACCAACATGGCCGGGCGCGGCACCGACATCCGGCTGGCCGAAGGCGTAGCGGAAAAAGGCGGCCTGCACGTGATCCTGACCGAATACCACGAGTCGCGGCGCATCGACCGCCAGCTGTTCGGCCGCTGCGGCCGCCAGGGCGACCCGGGCACCTGCGAGGCCATCGTGTCGCTGGAGGACGAGATCTTTTCGGTCTATGCGCCGGGCCCGGCCGGGCTGCTGCGGCGCCTGCGCGATGGCGGCTCCAGCCTGCCCGGCGCCGCATACGGCGGCTTGCGCAAGCTGGCGCAGCGCGCGGCGGAGCGGCGCAGCGCCACCATCCGCTTGCAGAACCTGAAGACCGACCGGCAACTCGAGCAGCTTTTGGCTTTTTCCGGGAGAGGCGAATGA